CTCTGTGCGGCATCCCAGCTGGGACACCCCTGCTCTGCCCCCATCACTCCCTCATCTCAGGTCCCTGAAATGCAGGGTGAGATGCCCCTCACGCCCCCATCCCAGTCCACGGAGCTGCCactgcagggctggggctgggcctcagtttccccacctctgAGCTCTCTTCCAGCCCCGCCAGGCAGTGTGATCCCTGGGTCAGCGGATGTGGAGGGGAGGGGTTCTCCCCACGCCAGAGAGGGGCTTTTTCTCTGTGGGGGTGACTCAGCCCGTAGTCACTGCAGTGGAAGTCGGGGTTTCGGAGGCACTGGCTGCCATTTCCCCTTCCCTTGGCTCTGGGGATACAGCGGTCAGAGGCTCGCGGCCAGGGTAGCCGCCAGCTGCCTGCCTGCAAGGTGTTGAACCACGTTCGTCCCGAAGTCAGATGTTGTGACTTCCTGCAGCCTGCCTCCCCAGCACCCAGTCTGAGGCCCATGCCTTGTTCACTGACCCCCTCGCCAGCACGGGGGAGGTGGACAAACTCATCTGGGCCACCACCGCCACCATCAATGACAAAAGTGAGAAATGGTATTTCCAGTCCCCTGGATGCACGGCGGTGAGCAAGGCGGACCCAGGGCAGCAGGAGCCATTCGTGGCTGTAGTCACTAATAAAGTGCGATGTGGTGCCCGCTGGGGCCTGCTCCCGGGCCCTGCCTTCACAGTTCACACTGTGGTCCCTGCAGCCCCACAGTGGGTGTGTGAGGCCAGGCTGGTCACTGCTCCCACTATTCAGAAGGGAGAACTGAGGTCCCTTAGGATTCAATGACCTGCAACAAGGCTGTGCAAACTATGGCCCGTGAGCCAAATTGGGCTCATCGCCTATTTTAATAAATCCAGTTTTATCGGCTCGTTTGTTCACACACTGCCTGcggctgctttcctgctacaatGGCAGGTTGAATGGCTGGGACGGAGATCGTCTGGCCCACAAAGCTGAGACTATTTACTGTGTGGCCCTTTGCAGGGAAAGTTGGCAGGCCCCTGATGGAGAGAGGGTCTCTGGGTGCCTCTGGTACGCTGTCTGCCATGCTGGGTGGCCTctccttggtggtggtggtggcttcTGGTCTTGGCTCTGCCGCTCGCTGGCCTTGGACCCTCGGCAGTGGCCTGACCTCagagcctgtttcttcatctggaaaagcaGAGGAAATGACAGTGCCCACATCTCGGGCTGGTTGGGAGGGTTGAAGGAGATGAGGAGGATACGGAGGAGGGCTGTCTTACTGTCCACTGCTCTTGGTGGGTTATTATCGTTACTGTCACTGCAACTACTCCTGAGGCTGTTACTACAGGAGCCATGGGGGTCAGAGGTGGGGGGAGTTTGGGCAGTCAACCCTTTGGTCTTGGTGGAGGGCACGGGCCATCCTACCGAcctcctctctccatccctctcccgGGCAGGGATCCCCGAGGACTCCAAGGTGGAGGGCCCCGCGTTCACTGACGCCATCCGCATGTACCGCCAGTCCAAGGAGCTGTACGGCACCTGGGAGATGCTGTGTGGGAACGAGGTGCAGGTGAGGCCAGGGAGGCTGGCGGGGAGGCTGCGCAAGTCAGCGCGGGGCCCACAGGCAGGGCTCTGGAGCACTGGCTGCAGCTTTGGACGGGTGGAGGCTGAGGCGGATCCCGCAGGGGGAGCTGCTTGGTATTTTGTTCAGTCATTAACTGAGCACCGACCCTGGGCTAGGTGCTGGGGTGCACTGTAGGAGGGACGCAGTCCTGGCCCTCAGGGAGCTGTCTAGAAGGAGAAACAGACGTTTGACAAGTAAACGCACACACTTCCATGTGCAGGCAAGGGGGGCAGGGTGTGGTATTCCAGACAGGGTGGCAGCATGTGCAACGGTCCTGAAGTGGGGCCCCTACAGGATCCTACAGGACACCCAGGCAGGTAAGGTGGGACCTGTGGGAATGATGCTCAGGAGGGAGGGCAGTGGAGACGTGGAGCGAAGAGCAGCTTTGAGGGGGGGGCTTGAGTGGCCGGGCTTGCCGGAATATGGAGGGGGCTGGGCATGCTCCAACCCCTGCCCTGACCTCTGCCTCCCGGTCCTAGATCCTGAGCAACCTGGTGATGGAGGAGCTGGGCCCTGAGCTGAAGGCAGAGCTCGCCCCCCGGCTGAAGGGGAAACTGCAGGAGCGACAGCGGCAGTGGATCCAGGTGGGCAGGCCTGGGcttgggagcaggggtggggggcctgCAGCTGCCTGGCACCCTCAGCCTGGCGCTGACACCTCCGCTGTGCCCACAGATCTCAGACACCGTGTACCGCATGGTGTATGAACAGGCCAAGGCACGCTTTGAGGCCGTGCTGTCCAAGCTACAGCTGGCCCGGCCGGCCATGGAGGCGGTCATCCGCACTGACATGGACCAGATCATCACCTCCAAGGAGCACCTGGCCAGCAAGATCCGAGGTAGGCAGGCCACCTGCTGTGGTTGTCATCACCTGGTGGACGTGCTGGGACCACCCGCCCTCCGGGGTCAGGGCATCCCTCCTGCCTGTTTCAGGGATCCGTTTACATTTCACAGGAATGACTTGAttcattgattatttttaaaacaccagAAGCAAATCTGAGCCACTGTTCTTCCAACCCCTGTGAGTTGTTTGTCGGCTGTTATCTCTATAGACTCAGATCTTGGTGACCTAAATGATGTTGAGGAGGTTCAAGCCTTCTGTTCATCTTTGGTCATCAGATCTGCCATGTATCGTTTTAGCGACATCAGCTTGACTTTGGTGATTCACATTCAGCCAGCCTTTCCCGGGTCAGCTGATGCTCCTTTCTGTTCCGAGCCTGATGGGATCCTTTTGCTCACTTGTCCTCCATCACACGCTGGCCACAGTTGTGACTGTCGTCAGTTGCCCGAGGGTTATTCTCTAACAGCTGTACTCACTGTGAGCGGGGGAGGACACCGAGAGTTGACATTTATTGTGTGGAACAAATAATGTTAGCTGggcaggggagaaggagggacgTCAAAACACCCCCTGGCTAAAAAATGCCTTGGTCAGAATGTCTTGGAGACGGTCCCTGCCCACAGGGAAGCAGCCTTTTCCATAGTTGGGCTGAGTCAGGCCACACCATTCCAGAGCAGAATCGGGGTTTGCAAAACCCGGAGGCTCATTGAAGCCACTgaagtgtttttcatttttttttttttaaatgaaggagcAAGACCCCCAAAGGTGAGTTCTCTTCTCTGGCTAAGCAGAAAAACTGCCAACCTAGAGACCTTTACACTAGCAGTTTTCTTAGTTTCTTGCCATCACAGTTTCAGGAACATCAGGGTCCAGTCTCAGAACTCCGTTATTTGTGCTGCGTTATCAGCTGTTCCTCAAGAATCCTTCAGTTTGCTAATGTTGTCCAGTGGTTTTCTTTAAAGAATAATACGACAGCCTGCCGCTAGCCTGGGTGTCTGGGATGGTGGGAGTTGCTACCGGGGGTGCCATCTGCTAACCAGCTCCCTCGGTGCAGCCTCCATCCTCCCCAAGGCGGAGGTGTGTGTCCGGAATCATGTCCAGCCCTATATCCCGTCCATCCTGGAGGCCCTGATGGTGCCCACCAGCCAGGGCTTCACCGAAGTGCGGGACGTCTTCTTCAAGGAGGTCACCGACATGAACCTGAACGTCATCAACGAGGGCGGCATCGACAAGCTGGGCGAGGTGAGCCAGGCACTGGCCccgggtttgggtttgggtttggtCTGGCCCCCGTCAGGCCCTCACTGTGATCAGGGCTGGCCGCTCCCCTCCGGGGCATAACCTGTGAACGGAGGGGCTGCGGGAGACCGAGGGGCCGGGCAAGTACACAGATGCCGTTTCGTGCACCCCACAAATGGAGCCAGCCCCTCTCACTCACTTCTGAGTTCGCTGGTTCTCGGGGTGAACGGTCTTCCACAAATCCCATATTGGGGTAGTCGGCTGCCTGGAGCCCCACATAATTGTCAGGTGCAGATAGAATTGGTCCTGTAATCTTAGCCTCTTCTACACCCCAAACTGAGAAGTCCCTTGACAATAATAATCATAGAATTTGAGAGCCATAGAAGACCTTAGAGATCATGAAAAACCATCTCCTGATTTGgaggctgaggaaactgaggctaagagaaggtgagcaatttgcccaaggtcacgcagctcCCGGGCTGGCCTCTCCCCACACGCTGTGCTGCCGGACCCCACTCCTCCTGCCTCCTGTCCCGGGTCCTCCAGCTCTTGCCCTTGTGGCCGCCACCCCCGGATGGCCTTCCCGGGTGCCagccccagggctgggggctgcctgGCTACTCTGGCGGCCCCCGCTCAGGTCCCGCGTGCCTCTGCCTCCCTGCAGTACATGGAGAAGCTGTCCCAGCTGGCGTACCACCCCCTCAAGATGCAGAGCTGCTATGAGAAGATGGAGCCGCTGCGGCTCGATGGGCTGCAGCAGCGTTTCGACGTGTCCAGCACGTCTGTGTTCAAGCAGCGAGCCCAGATCCTCATGCGTGAGGTGAGCCCAGGGTGCTACCCCAGCTCCCCCCGCACCCGCCGTCCCCAGGTCCCCATCTCCTGGGGAAGAGGCCCTGCCTCTGTGGCCTTCCTCCCCGGccccctcctcgtcctcctcaCGGGCCTCGCTGCAGCCACGCTCGGCCCTGGCGTGCTCTCTGCTGCTCTGCTCTCTGGTCTGTTTGGACACTGTCCTTTCTGCCCACCTGGCTAATTCAGACTCATCTTTTGGGTCTCAGAGACCCCTTCCTCTGGGAGGCCCTCCTTGCTCCCTAAGCCCCTTCCCACAGGGCCCAGGGCCTCtggttccctgaggcagggacTGGCCCTGGTGCCCGGGCCTGAGCCAGCACGCTAGACACTCAGTACAGGAGTGAGCGAGTGAACGGGCAGCTGAGCACGCAGGCGCCCCTCCTGCCGGTGGGCACCCCTTTCACGTGCCCCGTGGTGTGCCCCGCCGGCAGCAAATGGACAACGCCGTGTACACCTTCGAGACCCTCCTGCAccaggagctggggaaggggCCCACCAAGGAGGAGCTGTGCAAGTCCATCCAACGCATCCTGGAGCGGGTGCTGAAGGTGAGCCGCCCGGCCcggccccacccctccacccaggGGGACGCGGGGGCTCGGGTCAGACCAGGGGCCGGTGGAGCTCCCTGACCCAGAGCCTCCCGCGCCCCGGCCCCGACTCCTCTTTCCTGGCAGAAATACGACTATGACAGCAGCACCGTGCGGAAGCGCTTTTTCCGGGAGGCTCTGCTGCAGATCACCATCCCGTTCCTGCTCAAGAAGCTGGCACCCACCTGCAAGTCGGTGAGTGCGccctctccccccactcccctcccccacccctccccctcctcccctcccccacccctcccccaatcccctccccccactcccctcccccactcccctccccccactcccctcccccacccctccccccactcccctcccctgctagccccagccctgggcctgacCAACAGCCCTGGCCacccctctctctgcccccaccCACAACCCCGCCCGGCAGGAGCTGTCCCGGTTCCAGGAGCTGATATTCGAGGACTTTGCCAGGTTCATCCTGGTGGAGAACACGTACGAGGAAGTGGTGTTGCAGACGGTCATGAAGGACATCCTGCAGGGTGCGTACCTCCCGGCCCCCGGGGGCTGGCTGCAGAGCTGGGTGGGGGGTGCTGCTGCTGTTGGGACCCTTACTGcctggagggtggtggtggtggccacCCAGAGGTCTTCCTGGTGGGGTCAGCTAAGCtacaaagagaagagaagactTACGCCGTGGGCTGGGGTGGGCCCACTACTAGCGGTGTGGCCCCAGGAGGGTAGCATTGCATCCCTGTGCCTTAGTTTGTTTGTGGGTCCTTGACATTTTGGGGAGCATCAGGTGAGTGACAGGGTTTAGGGTCACAGCCCCTGCTTCCCGGCATTGAGGCCTGAAATAAACCTCGTCCCAGTCACAGCACCCACTCAGGCCGAGGGAGGCCTCTGGGGGATGATGCAGGTCACAGCTGGGCACACTGTAGGGTGTGCTGGCGGCCGTCAGCCCCGTGGTAAATGTCCCGACACCGCCCTCTTGTCCCGTAGCCGTGAAGGAGGCTGCCGTGCAGAGGAAGCACAACCTGTACCGGGACAGCGTGGTCATGCACAACAGCGACCCCAACCTGCACCTGCTGGCCGAGGGCATGCCCATCGACTGGGGCGAGGAGTACAGCGGCAGCAGTGACAGTGGTGGGGACCCCGGCAGCCCTGGTATCCCGGAAGCAGTCATCCTCTCAGAAAAGCGCCGGCGTGCCAAGCAGGTGGTGTCCGTGGTCCAGGACGAGGAGGCGGGGCTGCCCTTTAAGGCTGTCCCTGAGCCGCTATCACCTGCGTCCGCAGACAGCATCACCGAGCTCCATGGCCTGCTGGCCCGGGATCAGCAGGCCGAAAGCCCCCCGCTGGCCGGCCCCCTGCTCAATGGGGCCCCCGCCCAGGAGAGCCCGCAGCCCGGGGCGGCCCCTGAGGCCGCCTCACCGCCTGCCTCACCCCTCCGGCAGCTCCCACCTGGAAAGGCCTCGGACCTCGAGCCTCCCAAGCCCAGTGACCAGGAGACCGGGGAGCAGGTGTCCGGCCCTGGCGGCCGCCCCCCCATCCATACCACCACCGAGGACGGTGCAGGGGTGCAGACTGAGTTCTAGGCCAGTCGCCCCCAAGCTTCTGTTGGACATGGCACACGGGCCACTCCCTCCGAGGCACTGGAAGGCTTGGCTCTGGGCGGGGAGCACTGGATCTGTGCCTTCCGGGTGGGGATGGGGCCGGGCTGGTGTGGCACCTCTGGGGCTGGGCGGGGACGGGCCCACCTGAGTCACTTTATTGGGTTCGGTCACACTTGGTtggtctgttttctcttctgtgggATGATCTCGGCTTTCCTTCTCCTGCTGGGGACAGAGCACAGCGGAGGGGGCTGGGAGCACTCGGTggccctgggtccctgagtcctccctccctgccctgcctctgTGGCCCGTTTCCCTCGTGGGTCTTGCCATCCTTGGGAAGAGGGCGGTAAGAGTAGCATCTGCTGTGACACAGAGCCCATGGATCCTCTCTCCTCTCACCAAGGGGCTCGCTGGAACCAGGAAGATGGAGCGCTGAGGCCCGTCTCAGCCCcgctcctccctcctcccggcTGGGCCCCAGAGGCCAGTTTTGGAGTGGATACTGGCCTTGCTGTCCCGCCCCGGGTGAGGGGATGTGCAAGGAGGGGGGCCTtcaggctgggggagggctgCCTCGCGGAGGGGGATGGGGCCATGGGCCTGAGGAGAGAACAAGAAAGGCCTGGAACGTGCTGGTCTGGGGAGAGGACGTGTCAGAGGGAAGGAGGGCGTGACCTCTGCAGAGGTACTGCTGGGAGGGTGGGCGAGGTGGGCGACGTGGCAGATGGAGGGTTGCTGGAAGCTGGTCCTTTGCCTCCCCCTCCACTTGCTGGGGTCCAGTCTCCGGAGTCCCTCTGTGctgggctgggggggtggggggcggtggcaCGTTGCTcagtggcagggctgggtgggTGTGGACTCTGCAGGCCACTTCCAAGGTACGCGCTGTCCTCCCAGGGAGCTGCGGGGCTCGTGAGGGGCAGGGGGATGGGCCGAGGCACCCCAGGGCACCACTGAGCATTTGGGTCAGGCCGGGGCTCGGCCCCTGCTGCTCTGAGTTTCCAGTCACCCCACCCTGAAAACTCCAGAACTCTTCAAATGTCTTCATGAGTCACGTGGGGCCCAGCCATCCCCCTTCCTGGGGTGAGGGTCAAGCCGAGACCATCCCCAGGGGCTGGGACCTCCTGGCCTTCCCAGACCCCCTCCCCTGCTGCTTtgaggggagggtgggcagggcagaAACGGAGTCCTTCAGGGTCCTCAACCCCATCCCAGCCCTGCATCCTCCATCCCCTCGATCTCCTTCCTGGACCGGGCCCTGGGACCCACAGGACGTGCAGCTCTGGCTGGTGCTCAgggaccacccccaccccccccccctcgcCCGCCAGTCCCTCAAGCCCTAAACTCAACGCCTCACTAACCTCTTTTACCAACACGTTCTGTCTGAAGATGCTCTCCTCTGGTGCCTTCTTTTGTGGTTTTCCAATCATCCTTCTCAGATCTtgtattgaaaatattatgcaaacTGTTTAAGCTTCTACTAATCAATAAATGCTTTATTTAAAGCCAGTGGCCCATGTGTGGTGCCAGCAGGGGGAGACCTGGGCTGGAGACTGACTAGGAGCATCTGTGCACCTTGACTTTCTGGGATGGTCGCTTGACCGAGTACTTACGGGTGCGTGGCCAGAGTTCTTCTATTATCCCATttgacagaggagaaaactgaggcttggagagacgGGACACAGCAGGTAGGTGACTAGCCTGCTGGCAGCTCAGATGGCTTCCTCAGCCAGATCCATGCAGGGTGCACCTCTGGCAGTCTCAGGCAATGGCGAGGGCAGGAGGGCAGCTACTTTATGGCCACGTGGCCCTGGGGTGCCCATGGCAGGTGGGCCCGAGGCTCACACTAGATCCAAACAGTGATGCCAGTGTTTTCAAGACTCCTGCTCACACAGCTAGTATTTCTGAGCACTATACTGTGGGCCGTGCACATTCCGTGCAAGACTAGGAGCCTCACAGCAGCTCCAGGTGGCGGGCACCACTGTCACATTTCACCGATGTGTAAACTGAGGTCCAGGAAGGCGGGGAACCTGGGCTGAGGCTATGGGGCCCCCATCACCTTGGGGGACGGTGGCCAGTGGCTGAAGGCTTGTTAACAAGGGCTGAGGTGAGAAAGCAGGGGCTCAGCTGCAGTCTTGCCGTTGACCTTGGCAAGTCACTGAACTCGGCCTCAGGCTCCTCGTCTATAAAAGGGGGGCCTATTGAGGGTTCAAGGAGACCCGCCAAACACTGTGCTCTGCGAggtggccctgcccacctcaggcctcagtctcctctctTAGCTAAGCAGAGCCCAGgagggtgtgtggggaggggaacCATCAGAGGTCCCCTGGGTACCTGGAAAGCAGGACTCACACCACATGGGCCCTTCATCCGTCCTGTTTCAGCCCACAGGACTGACAGTCACAACAAGGCAGGGAGAGTGAGGGCCTGTCCCCTGCATCCCGCCGTCTCTTACGCTGTGCCTGCGATGAGCATTCAGTGCTCCCTGGTGGCCGCCGGCCTATGTCAGGGCTCCATCCATTGTGTCCCTTGCTGAACAGATGGGGAACTAGGATGTGGAAGGTTAGCCAGGGTCAGAGTTAGCTGGAGGCAGAGCCCAGGCGCCTCGAGCAGGCCTGCCTCTAGCCCAAAGAAAAAGCTGCCCCTGGCTCAAAACTCTCTGCCAGAAAATGCACAATAAAGGTGCAGCTCTACAGTGAGTACAAGGGGCATGGCTCCTTCTGGA
The window above is part of the Eubalaena glacialis isolate mEubGla1 chromosome 9, mEubGla1.1.hap2.+ XY, whole genome shotgun sequence genome. Proteins encoded here:
- the NIBAN2 gene encoding protein Niban 2; the encoded protein is MGDVLSTHLDDARRQHIAEKTGKMLTEFLRFYEDQYGVALFNSMRHEIEGTGAPQAQLLWRKVPLDERIIFSGNLFQCQEDNKKWRNRFSLVPHNYGLVLYENKVAYERQVPPRAVINSAGYKILTSLDQYLELVGNSLPGTTSKSGTAPVLKCPTQFPLILWHPSARHYYFCMMTEAEQDKWQAVLQDCVRHCNNGIPEDSKVEGPAFTDAIRMYRQSKELYGTWEMLCGNEVQILSNLVMEELGPELKAELAPRLKGKLQERQRQWIQISDTVYRMVYEQAKARFEAVLSKLQLARPAMEAVIRTDMDQIITSKEHLASKIRASILPKAEVCVRNHVQPYIPSILEALMVPTSQGFTEVRDVFFKEVTDMNLNVINEGGIDKLGEYMEKLSQLAYHPLKMQSCYEKMEPLRLDGLQQRFDVSSTSVFKQRAQILMREQMDNAVYTFETLLHQELGKGPTKEELCKSIQRILERVLKKYDYDSSTVRKRFFREALLQITIPFLLKKLAPTCKSELSRFQELIFEDFARFILVENTYEEVVLQTVMKDILQAVKEAAVQRKHNLYRDSVVMHNSDPNLHLLAEGMPIDWGEEYSGSSDSGGDPGSPGIPEAVILSEKRRRAKQVVSVVQDEEAGLPFKAVPEPLSPASADSITELHGLLARDQQAESPPLAGPLLNGAPAQESPQPGAAPEAASPPASPLRQLPPGKASDLEPPKPSDQETGEQVSGPGGRPPIHTTTEDGAGVQTEF